A stretch of the Hyalangium minutum genome encodes the following:
- a CDS encoding bestrophin family protein, with protein sequence MIDYDPHQWGHHFFDLKGSMVREIVGRLLVVTLWATGVVAFHHHVQPIGIPNIMHGLVGVALGLLLVFRTNSSYDRFWEGRKLWGGIVNETRNLARASSVFLRERDPALYRTLVQWTVVFPYAAASGLRGDKDLGPVTAQLPPEEVRQAGTAQHVALAVSQRMSEALSEGRRRGHYNEYTQMALDQNVQQLIDYLGGCERIHKTPMPFAYMVHLRRALVIYCGSLPFALVESFGWGAVVATFFLSYVFFGIEEIGVEIEDPFGTDENDLPLDRICGVIQANLLALLPSETARPD encoded by the coding sequence ATGATTGACTACGATCCGCATCAGTGGGGACATCACTTCTTCGACCTGAAGGGGTCGATGGTCCGCGAAATCGTCGGACGGCTGCTTGTCGTCACCCTGTGGGCGACAGGGGTCGTGGCCTTCCACCACCACGTCCAGCCTATCGGCATCCCCAACATCATGCATGGCCTGGTGGGCGTGGCGCTCGGCCTGCTGCTGGTGTTCCGGACCAACTCCTCCTATGACCGCTTCTGGGAGGGCCGGAAGCTCTGGGGCGGCATCGTCAACGAGACGCGTAACCTGGCGCGCGCCTCGAGCGTCTTCCTCCGCGAGCGAGACCCGGCGCTCTACCGGACGCTCGTGCAGTGGACCGTGGTGTTCCCCTATGCCGCGGCCTCGGGGCTGCGAGGTGACAAGGACCTCGGCCCGGTCACCGCCCAGCTCCCACCAGAGGAGGTGCGGCAGGCGGGCACTGCCCAACACGTTGCGCTCGCGGTGTCCCAACGGATGAGCGAGGCCCTTTCCGAAGGCCGCCGCCGGGGCCACTACAACGAGTACACGCAGATGGCGCTGGATCAGAACGTCCAGCAACTCATCGACTACCTGGGCGGGTGCGAGCGCATCCACAAGACGCCCATGCCCTTCGCATACATGGTGCACCTGCGCCGCGCGCTCGTCATCTACTGCGGCTCGCTGCCGTTCGCGCTGGTGGAGAGCTTCGGCTGGGGCGCGGTGGTGGCCACCTTCTTCCTCTCCTATGTCTTCTTCGGCATCGAGGAGATCGGCGTGGAGATCGAGGATCCCTTCGGCACCGACGAGAACGATCTGCCGCTCGATCGCATCTGTGGCGTCATCCAGGCCAACCTCCTGGCGCTGCTGCCTTCCGAGACCGCCAGGCCCGATTGA
- a CDS encoding glutathione peroxidase codes for MSQTIYDIPVKSIGGAPLTLDAYKGKVLLVVNVASKCGLTPQYEGLEKLYEGQSEKGLEVLGFPANNFLGQEPGSDEEIQQFCKLTYDVKFPLFSKISVVGVDQHPLYARLTHSLPAATGEGPMRAKLKNYGLKPNPVPDVLWNFEKFLISRDGRVVGRFAPDVTADDPRLTQAIDAELAKSA; via the coding sequence ATGAGCCAGACGATCTACGACATCCCCGTGAAGTCTATCGGCGGTGCCCCACTCACGCTGGATGCGTACAAGGGCAAGGTGCTGCTGGTGGTGAACGTGGCCTCCAAGTGTGGGCTCACGCCTCAGTATGAAGGACTGGAGAAGCTCTACGAGGGTCAGAGCGAGAAGGGACTGGAGGTGCTGGGCTTCCCGGCCAACAACTTCCTCGGCCAAGAGCCGGGCTCCGATGAGGAGATCCAGCAGTTCTGCAAGCTGACCTACGACGTGAAGTTCCCGCTCTTCTCCAAGATCTCCGTGGTGGGCGTCGATCAGCATCCGCTCTACGCGCGACTCACCCACTCGTTGCCGGCCGCCACGGGTGAAGGGCCGATGCGGGCGAAATTGAAGAACTACGGCCTCAAGCCCAACCCAGTGCCGGACGTGCTCTGGAACTTCGAAAAGTTCCTGATCAGCCGGGACGGCCGCGTGGTGGGCCGCTTCGCTCCGGATGTCACGGCGGACGATCCGCGCCTGACTCAGGCGATCGATGCGGAGTTGGCCAAGTCGGCCTGA
- a CDS encoding MmcQ/YjbR family DNA-binding protein yields MTQADVRELALALPAVEERTSYGTPGFRVSDKLFARVLDEESIVIKVEFDHREALLQAHPDSFEVTPHYQDYPMVIVRLGAVKRELMRALLKEAWRMCASPRLLKAQATPESASLTSGSRRGPSTPPPSGARRGRRSSSRT; encoded by the coding sequence TTGACCCAGGCAGATGTCCGCGAGCTGGCCCTGGCCCTACCTGCCGTGGAGGAGCGGACCTCCTACGGCACGCCGGGCTTCCGGGTGAGTGACAAGCTCTTCGCGCGGGTGCTCGATGAAGAGTCAATCGTCATCAAGGTGGAGTTCGATCACCGGGAGGCCTTGCTTCAGGCCCACCCGGATAGCTTCGAGGTGACGCCGCACTACCAGGACTACCCGATGGTGATCGTGCGGCTCGGCGCGGTGAAGCGCGAGTTGATGCGCGCGCTCCTCAAGGAAGCCTGGCGCATGTGCGCCTCGCCCAGGCTGCTCAAGGCCCAGGCGACTCCGGAGTCCGCTTCCCTCACTTCTGGATCGAGGCGGGGTCCATCCACACCACCTCCCAGTGGTGCCCGTCGAGGTCGTAGAAGCTCCAGCCGTACATGA
- a CDS encoding AI-2E family transporter: MASAQVARRVFIGLILLSIALVLLIISPFFEAFFLAAVLAGAFHGLQKRLTRRLRGRSGLSAGLICVGFVLALLVPLAALTTFLVSQILEGVNFINNLVQQRGLAGLLTYVPGPFKDSAARMLESFQSNSAGMWATLQAHLSSRGAVAAQTVGGLVAATGSLIFQTVMMLIALYFLLVDGSRLVEWMESVSPLKRGQTTELLLEFRSVTRSVLVSTLATAGVQAVAALAGYLITGVPVPIFFAAVTFFFALIPAVGAATVCVAAALLLLATGHPVGAVFLAAWGIIVVGLSDNVIKPLLVRRGLHMHGALIFFALLGGLAVFGPIGLLLGPLCVAFFLSVLRIYERDFGRPSPRPGDPATPPLNPPTVGEGEEWEPSGLHLDEDSRDRHPH; this comes from the coding sequence ATGGCCTCCGCTCAAGTAGCCCGTCGTGTGTTCATCGGGCTCATCCTCCTGTCCATCGCCCTGGTGTTGCTGATTATCTCGCCTTTCTTCGAGGCGTTCTTCCTGGCAGCGGTGCTGGCCGGAGCGTTTCACGGGCTGCAGAAGCGGCTGACGCGGCGGCTGCGAGGGCGAAGCGGACTGTCGGCGGGACTCATCTGCGTGGGCTTCGTCCTGGCGCTGCTGGTGCCGCTGGCCGCGCTGACGACCTTCCTGGTGTCTCAGATCCTCGAAGGGGTGAACTTCATCAACAACCTGGTGCAGCAGCGGGGGTTGGCGGGGCTGCTGACGTACGTCCCTGGCCCCTTCAAGGACTCCGCGGCGCGGATGCTCGAGAGCTTCCAGTCAAACAGCGCGGGGATGTGGGCGACGCTGCAGGCGCATCTGAGCTCCCGCGGAGCGGTGGCGGCGCAGACGGTGGGCGGACTGGTGGCGGCGACGGGCTCGCTGATCTTCCAGACGGTGATGATGCTCATCGCGCTCTACTTCCTGCTGGTCGACGGCAGCCGGCTCGTGGAGTGGATGGAGAGCGTGTCGCCGCTTAAGCGAGGCCAGACAACGGAGCTGCTGTTGGAGTTCCGCAGCGTCACGCGCTCGGTGCTGGTGTCTACCTTGGCCACGGCGGGCGTGCAGGCGGTGGCGGCGCTGGCGGGCTACCTCATCACCGGGGTGCCTGTGCCCATCTTCTTCGCGGCGGTCACGTTCTTCTTCGCGCTCATTCCGGCGGTGGGAGCCGCGACGGTGTGCGTGGCCGCAGCGCTGCTGTTGCTGGCCACGGGCCATCCGGTGGGGGCCGTCTTCCTGGCGGCCTGGGGCATCATCGTGGTGGGCCTCTCGGACAACGTCATCAAGCCGCTGCTCGTGAGGCGCGGCCTGCATATGCACGGCGCCCTCATCTTCTTCGCGCTGCTGGGAGGCCTGGCGGTCTTCGGTCCGATCGGCCTGCTGCTGGGGCCGCTCTGTGTGGCCTTCTTCCTGTCCGTGCTGCGCATCTACGAGCGCGATTTCGGGCGGCCCTCGCCCCGTCCGGGGGATCCGGCGACTCCGCCGCTGAACCCGCCCACGGTGGGGGAGGGCGAGGAGTGGGAGCCCTCGGGGCTCCACCTGGATGAGGACTCGCGGGATCGGCACCCCCACTGA
- a CDS encoding 2OG-Fe dioxygenase family protein produces the protein MSHSLPVTKPSQTPAVLFDRGYAVLSREGLCELVGAPAAELDALKPTWNELPPDTYLRDGGHYRSRRHSCFIVEGEKVTQVPHRAHWQPVEYNALHGGLERWFEPMTPAVIGQPVWPQLLRGLAACCSTLKGAQPWYVEAHQFRIDTTDGIGRPTPEGAHRDGVDFVAVLLVGREGIKGGETRVFEANGPHGIRFTLTEAWSALLLDDERVIHESTPIQPLAELGHRDTLVLTFRAKGFQGPAHPSPEPPHR, from the coding sequence ATGAGTCACTCGCTGCCTGTCACCAAGCCCTCACAGACCCCTGCAGTGCTGTTCGACCGCGGCTATGCCGTCCTGAGCCGAGAGGGGCTGTGCGAGCTGGTGGGCGCCCCGGCTGCCGAGCTCGATGCCCTGAAGCCGACCTGGAACGAGCTGCCACCGGACACGTACCTGCGGGACGGCGGTCACTACCGCTCGCGCCGGCACTCGTGCTTCATCGTCGAGGGCGAGAAGGTGACCCAGGTGCCGCACCGGGCGCACTGGCAGCCAGTGGAATACAACGCGCTGCACGGAGGTCTGGAGCGCTGGTTCGAGCCGATGACGCCGGCCGTGATCGGTCAGCCGGTCTGGCCGCAGCTGCTGCGAGGGCTCGCCGCGTGCTGCTCCACGTTGAAGGGGGCTCAGCCCTGGTACGTCGAGGCACACCAGTTCCGCATCGACACGACGGACGGGATTGGCCGGCCGACGCCGGAGGGGGCCCATCGCGATGGCGTGGACTTCGTGGCGGTGCTGCTCGTCGGGCGAGAGGGCATCAAGGGCGGTGAGACGCGGGTATTCGAGGCCAACGGTCCTCACGGTATCCGCTTCACGCTGACCGAGGCCTGGTCCGCGTTGCTGCTCGATGACGAGCGGGTGATCCACGAGAGCACGCCGATCCAGCCGCTGGCCGAGCTGGGACACCGGGACACGCTGGTGCTGACGTTCCGCGCGAAGGGATTCCAGGGGCCTGCCCATCCTTCGCCGGAGCCGCCGCATCGATGA
- a CDS encoding LLM class flavin-dependent oxidoreductase produces the protein MVPFSVLDLSPIVAGSDASQALRNTLDLARHAERWGYRRYWLAEHHNMTGVASAATSVVIGHVAGGTSTIRVGAGGIMLPNHAPLVIAEQFGTLAALFPGRIDLGLGRAPGTDPVTSRALRRTLAGDVDSFPEDVVELMSYFRPAEPGQRVQAVPGAGLNVPIWILGSSLFGAQLAAALGLPYAFASHFAPDQMMQAIELYRSRFRPSEQLAQPHVMLGLNVFAADTDEEARRLFTSLQQAFANLRRGRPGPLPPPVDDFESQLTPMESAMLDQALSCTVLGSPETVQRQMEVFIARTQPDELMVTSQMFDHTARLHSFEIAAAARDKLARKGLSTAPPSSSPASPP, from the coding sequence ATGGTCCCCTTCTCGGTCCTCGACCTCTCGCCCATCGTGGCAGGCAGTGACGCCTCGCAGGCGCTGCGCAACACGCTCGATCTCGCCCGGCATGCCGAGCGGTGGGGCTATCGCCGCTACTGGCTCGCCGAGCACCACAACATGACGGGCGTGGCCAGCGCCGCGACCTCGGTGGTGATTGGACACGTGGCAGGTGGCACCTCGACGATCCGCGTCGGCGCGGGCGGCATCATGTTGCCCAACCACGCGCCCCTGGTCATCGCCGAGCAGTTCGGCACGCTGGCGGCGCTGTTCCCGGGGCGCATCGATCTCGGGCTGGGGCGCGCGCCGGGAACGGACCCGGTGACGTCCCGGGCGCTCCGGCGAACCCTGGCGGGCGACGTCGACAGCTTCCCGGAGGACGTCGTCGAGCTCATGAGCTACTTCCGCCCCGCCGAGCCCGGCCAGCGGGTGCAGGCCGTCCCGGGCGCGGGCTTGAACGTGCCCATCTGGATCCTGGGCTCCAGCCTCTTCGGAGCGCAGCTGGCCGCGGCGCTAGGCCTCCCTTACGCCTTCGCCTCGCACTTCGCGCCGGACCAGATGATGCAGGCCATCGAGCTCTACCGGAGCCGGTTCCGGCCCTCGGAGCAGCTGGCACAGCCCCACGTGATGCTGGGCCTCAACGTCTTCGCTGCCGACACCGATGAAGAGGCCCGCCGGCTGTTCACCTCGCTGCAGCAGGCGTTCGCGAACCTGCGGCGTGGCCGGCCAGGGCCCCTGCCCCCACCGGTCGATGACTTCGAGAGCCAGCTGACGCCCATGGAGAGTGCCATGCTCGATCAAGCACTGTCGTGCACTGTCCTAGGCTCGCCGGAGACCGTTCAGCGTCAGATGGAGGTCTTCATCGCGCGCACCCAGCCTGACGAGCTCATGGTGACCTCGCAGATGTTCGACCACACGGCGCGCCTGCATTCGTTCGAGATTGCCGCCGCCGCGCGTGACAAGCTCGCGCGCAAGGGCCTCAGCACGGCGCCCCCTTCCTCCTCTCCCGCCTCGCCTCCTTGA
- the fusA gene encoding elongation factor G: MSRTTRIERYRNIGIMAHIDAGKTTLTERILFFTGRIHAMGEVHTGSTEMDWMVQEKQRGITITSAATTASWKPERGLFAGTPHRINILDTPGHVDFTIEVERSLRVLDGAVAVFDASQGVEPQSETVWRQADRHGVPRIAFLNKMDKVGADFAMSVQSIRQRLGANPVPVQLPIGAGPEFRGVVDLLRRRAFFFDEASGEPSEAQEIPEPLRSEAAALRLRLIEACAEVDGTVLGKYVDGRLQEITEEELERALRLGTLQRQLVPVLTGAAFKKKGVQMLLDAVVNYLPAPSDLPAVEGVTPDTQVKVTRPANDEEAMSALVFKLMHDKSVGTIAFLRVYSGTLRTGMAVLNTRQQRRERVGRLMFMHANKREEVEEVHAGDICAALNLRGVRTGDTLSALEAPVVLEALHFPEPVIQLAVEARSRGEQQKMEEGLARLGAEDPSLRVEVDSETGQQLLSGMGELHLEIVVDRLRTEYGVEARVGQPKVAYRETLRQKVRQDYRHVRQTGGPGQYARVVMEVGPAPRGSGLVFVDDTHNGVIPKEFIPAIEKGVAGAMQRGVLAGYPVVDVEVRLVDGDTHVRDSTPQAFTMAGSLAFQEAARQAGVRLLEPVMDVEVTTPEEFLGDVLGDLSSRRGRVRGMEGHGAVRSVSAQVPMANLFGYVTSLRGRTQGRASATLRLATYEPVPDTLQESVVAQPQ; the protein is encoded by the coding sequence ATGTCTCGCACGACACGCATTGAGCGGTACCGCAACATCGGCATCATGGCCCACATCGACGCGGGCAAGACCACGCTCACCGAGCGCATCCTGTTCTTCACCGGCCGCATCCACGCCATGGGCGAGGTGCACACGGGCTCCACCGAGATGGACTGGATGGTGCAGGAGAAGCAGCGCGGCATCACCATCACCTCGGCGGCCACGACGGCCTCCTGGAAGCCGGAGCGCGGGCTCTTCGCGGGCACGCCGCACCGGATCAACATCCTGGACACGCCGGGGCACGTGGACTTCACCATCGAGGTGGAGCGCTCGCTGCGCGTCCTGGATGGAGCGGTGGCGGTGTTCGACGCCAGCCAGGGCGTGGAGCCACAGTCCGAGACGGTGTGGCGCCAGGCGGACCGGCATGGGGTGCCGCGCATCGCCTTCCTCAACAAGATGGACAAGGTGGGCGCGGACTTCGCCATGAGCGTGCAGTCGATCCGTCAGCGGCTGGGCGCGAACCCTGTGCCGGTGCAGCTGCCCATCGGTGCGGGGCCGGAGTTCCGGGGCGTCGTGGACCTGCTCCGCAGGAGGGCCTTCTTCTTCGACGAGGCGTCGGGAGAGCCCTCGGAGGCACAGGAGATCCCCGAGCCGCTGCGGTCCGAGGCAGCGGCGCTGCGACTGCGGCTCATCGAGGCGTGCGCGGAGGTGGATGGCACCGTCCTGGGCAAGTACGTGGACGGGCGGCTGCAGGAGATCACGGAGGAGGAGCTGGAGCGCGCGCTCCGCCTGGGCACGCTGCAGCGGCAGTTGGTCCCGGTGCTGACGGGGGCGGCGTTCAAGAAGAAGGGTGTGCAGATGCTGTTGGATGCGGTCGTCAACTACCTGCCCGCGCCGTCGGATCTCCCGGCGGTCGAGGGCGTCACGCCGGACACGCAGGTGAAGGTCACCCGTCCGGCCAACGATGAGGAAGCCATGAGCGCGCTGGTCTTCAAGCTGATGCACGACAAGTCTGTGGGGACGATCGCGTTCCTGCGCGTGTACTCGGGCACGCTGCGCACGGGGATGGCAGTGCTGAACACCCGCCAGCAGCGCCGCGAGCGCGTGGGCCGGCTGATGTTCATGCACGCGAACAAGCGGGAGGAGGTGGAGGAGGTGCATGCGGGCGACATCTGCGCGGCGCTGAACCTGCGAGGGGTGCGCACGGGCGACACGCTGAGCGCGCTGGAGGCCCCGGTGGTGCTGGAGGCGCTCCATTTCCCCGAGCCGGTCATCCAGCTTGCCGTCGAGGCTCGCTCTCGCGGGGAGCAGCAGAAGATGGAGGAGGGACTGGCGCGGCTGGGCGCGGAGGATCCTTCCCTGCGAGTGGAGGTGGACTCGGAGACCGGACAGCAGCTGCTGTCGGGGATGGGAGAGCTGCACCTGGAGATCGTGGTGGATCGCCTGAGGACGGAGTACGGCGTGGAGGCGCGCGTGGGGCAGCCGAAGGTGGCCTACCGCGAGACGCTGCGCCAGAAAGTCCGCCAGGACTACCGCCACGTGCGGCAAACGGGCGGGCCGGGACAGTACGCGCGAGTGGTGATGGAGGTGGGGCCGGCGCCGAGAGGCTCGGGATTGGTCTTCGTGGATGACACGCACAACGGCGTCATCCCGAAGGAGTTCATCCCGGCCATCGAGAAGGGCGTGGCGGGGGCGATGCAGCGAGGCGTGCTGGCGGGCTACCCGGTGGTGGACGTGGAAGTGCGGCTGGTGGATGGAGACACGCACGTGCGGGACTCCACGCCCCAGGCGTTCACGATGGCAGGCTCGCTGGCCTTCCAGGAGGCGGCGAGGCAGGCGGGGGTGCGGTTGCTGGAGCCAGTGATGGACGTGGAGGTCACCACGCCGGAGGAGTTCCTCGGGGATGTGCTCGGGGATCTGTCCTCCCGGCGCGGGCGGGTGCGGGGAATGGAGGGCCATGGAGCGGTGCGGAGCGTGTCCGCGCAGGTCCCCATGGCCAACCTCTTCGGCTACGTGACCAGCCTGCGAGGCCGCACTCAGGGCCGCGCGAGCGCCACCTTGCGGCTGGCCACGTACGAGCCGGTGCCTGACACGCTGCAGGAGTCGGTGGTGGCACAACCGCAGTAG
- a CDS encoding sigma-70 family RNA polymerase sigma factor — protein MATAASFEEHRAALTGHCYRMLGSAAEADDAVQETLVRAWRNLDRFEERSSMRTWLYSIATRVCLDALNDRSRRVRPMELGPVGTVEDTLTSLPGSHWIEPIPDARALPSDADPSELVMLRQSIRLAFVAALQHLPPRQRAVLLLTEVLGWSAAEAADSLEMSVAAVNSALQRARATLSTRDLTQSRAPLSDSQATLVNRYVEAFERYDVDALTTLLHQEATLSMPPYALWLQGHQPIRDWLLGRGSGCRGSRLIPTSACGSPAFGQYRPPSVPGGRHQAWALIVLELEGDRIAAMNSFLDTQALFPLFGLPLELAPIDGDSFFQGDR, from the coding sequence ATGGCTACCGCCGCATCCTTCGAGGAACACCGCGCCGCGCTGACCGGCCACTGCTACCGCATGCTGGGCTCGGCTGCCGAAGCCGATGACGCCGTTCAGGAGACCCTGGTCCGGGCCTGGCGCAACCTCGACCGCTTCGAGGAGCGCTCTTCCATGCGCACCTGGCTCTACAGCATTGCCACGCGCGTGTGCCTGGACGCGCTGAATGACCGCTCGCGGCGGGTACGCCCCATGGAGCTCGGCCCCGTCGGCACCGTCGAGGACACGCTCACCTCCCTGCCCGGCTCTCACTGGATTGAGCCCATCCCCGATGCGAGAGCCCTGCCTTCGGACGCCGATCCGTCCGAGCTCGTGATGCTGCGCCAGAGCATCCGCCTCGCGTTCGTGGCGGCGCTCCAGCACCTCCCTCCCCGGCAGCGCGCGGTGCTGCTCCTGACCGAGGTCCTCGGCTGGTCCGCCGCTGAGGCCGCCGACAGCCTCGAGATGTCGGTCGCTGCGGTCAACAGCGCGCTCCAGCGGGCCCGGGCGACGCTCTCCACTCGCGACCTCACCCAGTCCCGCGCGCCGTTGTCCGACTCGCAGGCCACACTGGTGAACCGCTACGTCGAGGCCTTCGAGCGGTACGACGTGGACGCACTCACCACGCTGCTCCACCAGGAAGCAACCTTGTCGATGCCGCCCTACGCGCTGTGGCTCCAGGGCCACCAGCCGATTCGGGACTGGCTGTTGGGGAGAGGCTCAGGCTGCCGCGGGTCCAGGCTGATCCCCACCTCGGCCTGCGGCTCGCCCGCCTTCGGCCAGTACCGGCCGCCCAGTGTCCCCGGGGGCCGCCACCAGGCGTGGGCGCTCATCGTGCTGGAGCTCGAGGGTGACCGGATCGCCGCCATGAACTCGTTCCTGGACACCCAGGCGCTCTTCCCGCTCTTCGGTCTTCCGCTGGAGCTTGCCCCTATCGATGGGGATTCTTTTTTTCAGGGCGACCGATGA
- the dbpA gene encoding ATP-dependent RNA helicase DbpA, with amino-acid sequence MTFAELSLSPPLLQVLEELEFQAVTPIQAQSIPVLLQGRDLIGQAQTGSGKTAAFALPILQKVQLQQRRVHALVLCPTRELCAQVAGEIRRLGRRLHGLQVLILAGGQPIRPQLDALEKGAHIAVGTPGRVLDILDREALETRQLATVVLDEADRMLDMGFREDIERILGATPAARQTVLFSATFPPEIEALSRTFQKKPTRVTVAEATAPPDIQQLRYTCEPHEKPALLLRILRKYQPASGIVFCNHKATVVELTQVLRESGVSVDGLQGDLEQSERDRVMATFRNHSTRILIATDVAGRGIDVEALDAVINFDLPFQPEPYVHRIGRTGRAGRTGLAISLVTSRDERKVEAIEQATGVKLTPGGLEDLPPEGPGRGASLEAAWETLLIFSGRKDKMRPGDILGALTGEAGGLNASEVGKIEIQDRLSYVAVSKRTARMALQRLREGRVKGRKLRIERVT; translated from the coding sequence ATGACCTTCGCTGAACTCTCACTCTCCCCTCCGCTGCTTCAGGTTCTCGAAGAGCTGGAGTTCCAAGCCGTCACGCCCATCCAGGCCCAGAGCATTCCGGTGTTGCTCCAGGGGCGTGACCTCATCGGCCAAGCCCAGACGGGCAGCGGGAAGACGGCGGCCTTCGCCCTTCCGATCCTGCAGAAGGTTCAGCTCCAGCAGCGGCGAGTCCACGCGCTCGTGCTCTGCCCGACTCGGGAGCTCTGCGCACAAGTGGCCGGAGAGATCCGCCGGCTCGGCCGGAGATTGCACGGGCTCCAGGTGCTCATTCTCGCGGGAGGCCAGCCCATCCGGCCGCAGCTGGACGCGCTCGAGAAGGGGGCCCACATCGCGGTGGGCACCCCGGGCCGCGTCCTGGACATCCTCGACCGGGAGGCGCTCGAGACACGCCAGCTCGCCACCGTGGTGCTCGATGAAGCCGACCGGATGCTCGACATGGGCTTCCGGGAGGACATCGAGCGCATCCTCGGGGCTACCCCTGCGGCGCGGCAGACCGTGCTCTTCTCTGCCACGTTTCCCCCGGAAATCGAGGCGCTGAGCCGCACCTTCCAGAAGAAACCCACGCGCGTGACGGTCGCGGAGGCCACCGCGCCTCCCGACATCCAGCAACTCCGGTACACGTGCGAGCCCCACGAGAAGCCAGCGCTCCTGCTGCGCATCCTGCGGAAGTACCAGCCGGCCTCCGGTATCGTCTTCTGCAACCACAAGGCGACGGTCGTCGAGCTGACGCAGGTCCTCCGCGAGTCTGGCGTGAGCGTGGACGGGCTCCAGGGAGACCTGGAGCAGAGCGAGCGAGACCGGGTCATGGCGACGTTCCGCAATCACAGCACCCGGATCCTCATCGCCACGGATGTCGCGGGTCGCGGCATTGACGTCGAGGCCTTGGATGCGGTCATCAACTTCGATCTCCCCTTCCAGCCCGAGCCCTATGTCCACCGCATCGGCCGCACCGGGCGGGCGGGGAGAACGGGCCTTGCCATCTCCCTCGTCACTTCCCGAGACGAGCGCAAGGTCGAGGCCATCGAGCAAGCCACCGGTGTGAAGCTGACTCCCGGAGGCCTGGAGGACCTGCCGCCGGAGGGGCCTGGCCGAGGAGCCTCACTCGAAGCAGCCTGGGAGACGCTCCTGATCTTCTCTGGGCGCAAGGACAAGATGAGGCCGGGGGACATCCTCGGCGCGCTGACAGGAGAGGCCGGAGGGCTGAACGCCTCCGAGGTCGGCAAGATCGAGATCCAGGATCGCCTGTCCTACGTGGCCGTCTCCAAGCGCACCGCGCGCATGGCGCTCCAGCGGCTTCGCGAGGGCCGCGTCAAGGGACGCAAGCTCCGAATTGAACGCGTAACGTAG
- a CDS encoding VOC family protein: MAANRTCKIFVNLPVKDLKKSIEFFTQLGFGFNAQFTDDTATSMILSEEAYVMLLTEARFKDFARKPLSDARTSTGGIFALSANSRADVDEVVKKAIAAGGKHAADPIDHGFMYGWSFYDLDGHHWEVVWMDPASIQK, encoded by the coding sequence ATGGCTGCGAACCGTACCTGCAAGATCTTCGTCAACCTGCCCGTCAAGGACCTGAAGAAGTCGATCGAGTTCTTTACCCAGCTCGGGTTCGGGTTCAACGCGCAGTTCACCGACGACACCGCCACCAGCATGATCCTCAGCGAGGAGGCCTACGTGATGCTCCTCACTGAGGCGCGCTTCAAGGACTTCGCGCGGAAGCCGCTCTCCGATGCCCGCACCTCCACCGGGGGCATCTTCGCGCTCTCGGCCAACAGCCGCGCCGACGTGGACGAGGTCGTCAAGAAGGCGATCGCTGCGGGCGGAAAGCACGCGGCCGACCCGATCGACCACGGCTTCATGTACGGCTGGAGCTTCTACGACCTCGACGGGCACCACTGGGAGGTGGTGTGGATGGACCCCGCCTCGATCCAGAAGTGA